From one Idiomarina sp. X4 genomic stretch:
- a CDS encoding YbgA family protein: MGDEVRFDGGHKRSAFATDELTRHIDLVRFCPEVGIGMPVPRPTIRLEKHGNDGSETVEAVVPKTGEIVTTKLSDFADKIQIKAKDLSGYILCAKSPSCGMERVKLYDPDTGHARKEATGIFASRLQENNPAMPLEEDGRLNDPHLRENFIMRVYVYGQWKQIESNPTKNNLLSFHSSCKLLLLAHNQQRYRELGKRLGEADTVDAEFATQYIRDVMAALSEPASRRNHTNVLQHIQGYFKGDLEHQQREELSDIILQYHDGVLPLMSPLTLIKHYLREFPKEYLENQWYLNPYPVDLKLRYGL; this comes from the coding sequence ATGGGCGATGAAGTGCGTTTTGATGGCGGTCATAAACGTTCAGCGTTTGCAACCGATGAGCTGACTCGTCATATTGATTTAGTCCGCTTCTGTCCAGAAGTAGGTATTGGCATGCCAGTACCCAGACCCACGATTCGACTGGAAAAGCACGGTAACGATGGCAGCGAAACCGTTGAAGCGGTAGTGCCTAAAACTGGTGAAATAGTCACAACGAAGCTGTCTGACTTTGCTGATAAAATTCAGATTAAGGCAAAAGATCTGAGTGGCTACATTCTTTGCGCAAAGTCACCCAGTTGTGGAATGGAGCGTGTGAAGCTTTATGATCCCGATACAGGACATGCCCGCAAAGAAGCTACTGGTATTTTTGCTTCTCGTCTGCAAGAAAATAACCCGGCCATGCCACTAGAGGAAGACGGTCGTTTAAATGATCCGCATCTGCGTGAAAATTTTATTATGCGGGTTTATGTCTACGGTCAATGGAAGCAAATTGAAAGTAATCCGACGAAAAACAACCTGTTGAGCTTTCACAGCTCTTGCAAACTATTGCTTTTAGCGCACAACCAGCAACGTTACAGAGAGCTCGGCAAACGGCTCGGCGAGGCCGATACTGTTGATGCTGAATTCGCTACTCAGTACATCCGCGATGTCATGGCAGCACTTTCTGAACCCGCTTCACGGCGTAATCACACCAATGTGTTGCAACATATACAAGGGTATTTTAAGGGTGACTTAGAACACCAACAACGCGAGGAGCTCAGCGATATTATTTTGCAGTACCATGACGGTGTTCTGCCGTTAATGTCTCCGCTAACGCTTATCAAACACTACCTGCGCGAGTTCCCGAAAGAGTATCTCGAGAACCAGTGGTATCTGAACCCGTATCCAGTCGACTTGAAGCTTCGTTACGGTTTGTAA
- the phrB gene encoding deoxyribodipyrimidine photo-lyase, whose protein sequence is MSTLKKAIWFRSDLRTLDNEALYLACQSKSAPEAIFLVCDDTWQRHHWAPIKQDFLWRTLEVLNEKLAALGIKLHIKNIGKFSKAGGALREFCKTHNINKLYFNAEYALDEKNRDRAVTAVLENDGVEVSKHHGNLLIKPGMVKTQQGEYYKKFTPFNKRWRAVLAQEIDVTPFKPNSFPNINTEPLPNVLLKTQDSSRYPAGEEAALSKLGQFVGHSVEVYQAGRDRPDQNHTSELSAYLAIGAISPVTAARALQQFSPEFPYGLPEGPDTWLTELAWREFYQHLIDFEPRLSKGESFQRETNSIQWRDDEKGFAAWCEGKTGYPIVDAGMRQLNETGWMHNRLRMITANFLVKDLLIDWRKGEAYFMQNLIDGSFPANNGGWQWSASVGTDAVPYFRVFNPVKQSEKFDPQGAYIRKWVKELDSVPDKHIHWPHEWLKNRSNTEYYPPIVEHKAARERFLTTFKQVKHG, encoded by the coding sequence ATGAGCACATTGAAAAAAGCAATTTGGTTTCGCAGTGACTTGCGGACACTGGACAATGAAGCATTGTACCTTGCATGTCAGTCAAAGAGTGCTCCTGAAGCGATTTTTCTGGTGTGCGATGACACTTGGCAGCGTCACCATTGGGCGCCGATTAAGCAGGACTTTTTGTGGCGTACTCTCGAAGTGCTCAATGAAAAGTTGGCTGCATTGGGCATTAAACTCCATATTAAAAATATCGGTAAGTTTTCAAAAGCAGGTGGTGCGCTTCGCGAATTTTGTAAAACGCATAATATCAATAAGCTGTATTTTAATGCCGAATACGCGCTAGATGAAAAAAACCGCGACAGGGCAGTAACAGCGGTTTTAGAAAATGACGGTGTTGAGGTGAGTAAGCACCATGGCAACCTGCTTATTAAGCCGGGAATGGTGAAAACTCAGCAGGGTGAGTACTATAAAAAGTTCACGCCTTTTAACAAGCGCTGGCGAGCGGTTTTAGCTCAAGAAATAGACGTCACACCGTTTAAGCCGAACTCATTCCCGAACATTAACACCGAACCTTTACCGAACGTTTTGCTGAAAACTCAGGACTCATCACGTTATCCAGCGGGTGAAGAGGCGGCTTTAAGTAAGCTGGGACAGTTTGTAGGGCATTCGGTAGAAGTTTACCAGGCTGGGCGCGACAGGCCCGATCAAAATCATACGTCAGAACTTTCAGCGTATCTTGCTATTGGCGCGATTTCACCAGTAACTGCAGCCAGAGCATTGCAGCAGTTCTCGCCGGAATTTCCGTACGGGTTACCGGAAGGTCCCGATACCTGGCTGACCGAACTGGCCTGGCGCGAGTTTTATCAGCACTTAATAGACTTTGAGCCTAGACTGTCAAAAGGGGAAAGCTTCCAGCGAGAAACCAACAGTATCCAATGGCGCGATGACGAAAAAGGTTTTGCCGCATGGTGCGAAGGAAAGACCGGGTACCCGATTGTTGATGCGGGTATGCGTCAGCTGAATGAAACCGGTTGGATGCATAATCGCCTACGTATGATAACGGCTAACTTTTTGGTCAAGGACTTACTCATTGATTGGCGCAAAGGCGAAGCTTATTTCATGCAAAATCTAATAGACGGAAGCTTTCCGGCTAACAACGGAGGATGGCAGTGGAGCGCGTCTGTAGGTACCGATGCGGTGCCTTATTTTCGTGTGTTTAACCCGGTTAAGCAGAGCGAGAAGTTTGATCCGCAGGGGGCCTATATTCGTAAATGGGTTAAAGAGCTTGATAGTGTGCCGGATAAGCACATCCATTGGCCACATGAGTGGCTCAAGAATAGGAGTAATACTGAGTATTATCCGCCAATCGTCGAGCACAAAGCGGCTCGGGAACGTTTTTTAACAACCTTTAAGCAGGTGAAACATGGATAA
- a CDS encoding nuclear transport factor 2 family protein, producing MDNKELVDALKSFYDELKTDNLDDMDDMYHDEVSFTDPIHQVVGLEDLKKYFKGTMENVEYCHFTFDDECVSEERAYLSWQMRYSHPKIGNGMEVILPGVSYISFEDGKIREQRDYYDLGAMLYEHVPLVGYVIDKIKSRLVSE from the coding sequence ATGGATAACAAAGAGTTGGTCGACGCATTAAAGTCTTTTTACGACGAGTTAAAAACCGACAACCTTGATGACATGGACGATATGTATCACGACGAGGTCAGTTTCACTGACCCGATTCATCAGGTTGTTGGACTAGAGGATTTAAAAAAGTACTTTAAAGGCACGATGGAGAACGTCGAGTACTGTCATTTCACCTTTGATGATGAGTGCGTGAGTGAAGAAAGAGCATACTTGTCGTGGCAGATGCGCTATTCACACCCCAAGATTGGCAATGGTATGGAAGTTATTTTGCCGGGCGTTTCTTATATTAGCTTCGAAGACGGCAAAATTCGTGAGCAGCGCGACTATTATGACTTGGGTGCAATGCTTTATGAACACGTGCCGCTGGTTGGCTACGTTATTGATAAAATTAAAAGCAGGTTGGTCAGCGAATGA